A genomic segment from Anopheles maculipalpis chromosome X, idAnoMacuDA_375_x, whole genome shotgun sequence encodes:
- the LOC126558793 gene encoding short-chain dehydrogenase/reductase family 16C member 6-like isoform X2 has translation MYNLVILIIDIVAMLVRWIFHTLESFYRMVVPPAADTVHNDIVLITGAGHGMGRCMAVQYAQLGATVICVDINEKMNSDTVATIRQQRGNAFGYICDVTNRQQVIETAKQVQQEVGAVTILINNAGIMPTHPLLQQTETEIRKTFEINVLAHFWLLQSYLPGMLEKNRGYIVAMSSVAGLCGLNNLVPYCGSKFAVRGVMEALAEELRQNVRKPRIKFTTVYPYMVDTGLCKRPHMRFPTMMRLVKPEEAAAAIIDGQRRGLVDVSIPKYLLYLNTIIRVFPLKVGTLLRDFLDSGVESDL, from the exons ATGTACAATCTAGTGATCCTCATTATCGACATTGTCGCCATGTTGGTACGATGGATCTTTCACACGCTGGAATCATTCTACCGGATGGTGGTGCCACCGGCTGCCGATACTGTGCACAACGATATCGTGCTCATTACTGGCGCTGGTCACGGTATGGGACGCTGCATGGCCGTGCAGTACGCACAGCTCGGAGCGACCGTTATCTGTGTTGACATCAATGAAAAGATGAACTCGGACACAGTCGCCACCATCCGTCAGCAGCGTGGTAACGCATTCGGTTACAT TTGTGATGTCACAAATCGTCAGCAGGTCATCGAGACAGCGAAGCAAGTGCAGCAGGAGGTGGGCGCCGTTACGATACTGATCAACAATGCTGGCATCATGCCGACGCATCCATTGCTGCAGCAGACAGAGACAGAAATACGCAAAACATTCGAAATTAACGTTCTGGCACACTTCTGG TTGCTGCAAAGCTATCTACCCGGTATGCTGGAGAAGAATCGTGGCTACATAGTAGCCATGTCATCCGTGGCTGGACTGTGCGGGCTCAACAACCTGGTCCCGTACTGTGGCAGCAAGTTCGCCGTACGGGGTGTTATGGAGGCACTTGCCGAGGAGTTGCGACAGAATGTGCGTAAACCACGCATCAAATTCACCACCGTCTACCCATACATGGTTGACACAGGACTCTGCAAACGACCACACATGCGGTTTCCGACTATGATGCGCTTGGTAAAGCCGGAGGAAGCGGCCGCCGCCATTATTGATGGACAACGTCGTGGTTTGGTGGACGTATCGATTCCCAAGTACCTGCTGTACCTGAACACCATCATACGCGTGTTTCCGTTGAAGGTGGGCACACTGTTGCGCGACTTCCTGGACAGCGGTGTCGAATCGGATCTCTAG
- the LOC126558793 gene encoding short-chain dehydrogenase/reductase family 16C member 6-like isoform X1, with protein MKILQDDNIDNALSVFRSDRQFIDNSNSGILLRPPRNTREDSSTNDRQNATANAGVKMYNLVILIIDIVAMLVRWIFHTLESFYRMVVPPAADTVHNDIVLITGAGHGMGRCMAVQYAQLGATVICVDINEKMNSDTVATIRQQRGNAFGYICDVTNRQQVIETAKQVQQEVGAVTILINNAGIMPTHPLLQQTETEIRKTFEINVLAHFWLLQSYLPGMLEKNRGYIVAMSSVAGLCGLNNLVPYCGSKFAVRGVMEALAEELRQNVRKPRIKFTTVYPYMVDTGLCKRPHMRFPTMMRLVKPEEAAAAIIDGQRRGLVDVSIPKYLLYLNTIIRVFPLKVGTLLRDFLDSGVESDL; from the exons ATGAAAATACTCCAGGATGATAACATTGATAATGCACTATCCGTGTTTCGCAGTGATAG GCAGTTCATCGATAATTCAAACTCCGGTATTCTACTTAGACCGCCAAGAAACACACGCGAAGACTCGAGCACCAACGACCG CCAAAATGCAACGGCGAATGCTGGCGTAAAGATGTACAATCTAGTGATCCTCATTATCGACATTGTCGCCATGTTGGTACGATGGATCTTTCACACGCTGGAATCATTCTACCGGATGGTGGTGCCACCGGCTGCCGATACTGTGCACAACGATATCGTGCTCATTACTGGCGCTGGTCACGGTATGGGACGCTGCATGGCCGTGCAGTACGCACAGCTCGGAGCGACCGTTATCTGTGTTGACATCAATGAAAAGATGAACTCGGACACAGTCGCCACCATCCGTCAGCAGCGTGGTAACGCATTCGGTTACAT TTGTGATGTCACAAATCGTCAGCAGGTCATCGAGACAGCGAAGCAAGTGCAGCAGGAGGTGGGCGCCGTTACGATACTGATCAACAATGCTGGCATCATGCCGACGCATCCATTGCTGCAGCAGACAGAGACAGAAATACGCAAAACATTCGAAATTAACGTTCTGGCACACTTCTGG TTGCTGCAAAGCTATCTACCCGGTATGCTGGAGAAGAATCGTGGCTACATAGTAGCCATGTCATCCGTGGCTGGACTGTGCGGGCTCAACAACCTGGTCCCGTACTGTGGCAGCAAGTTCGCCGTACGGGGTGTTATGGAGGCACTTGCCGAGGAGTTGCGACAGAATGTGCGTAAACCACGCATCAAATTCACCACCGTCTACCCATACATGGTTGACACAGGACTCTGCAAACGACCACACATGCGGTTTCCGACTATGATGCGCTTGGTAAAGCCGGAGGAAGCGGCCGCCGCCATTATTGATGGACAACGTCGTGGTTTGGTGGACGTATCGATTCCCAAGTACCTGCTGTACCTGAACACCATCATACGCGTGTTTCCGTTGAAGGTGGGCACACTGTTGCGCGACTTCCTGGACAGCGGTGTCGAATCGGATCTCTAG
- the LOC126559467 gene encoding short-chain dehydrogenase/reductase family 16C member 6-like: MAYNAVLVLFDVLAFFVKSVYIIARGLFEILVLPPARDVSSDIVLITGAGHGMGKNLSLQYAALGSTVVCVDVNEKTNQETVATIKAKGGKAFGYTCDVTNRQLVVDTCKLIRHQVGIVSILINNAGIMPTHSLQQQSENEIRKTFDINVLAHFWFIQSLLPDMIKQNRGHIVVLSSIAGMIGFKYLVPYCGTKFAVRGIMEALSEELRADPAKPNIKFTTIYPYMVDTGLCKRPYTRFPNLLKMVKTDEAAAAIIDAQRRGLIEASIPKYLLYLNTWFRNLPLRVGQEFGDLLDTGLQSDL; the protein is encoded by the exons ATGGCGTACAATGCGGTGTTGGTACTGTTTGACGTACTGGCGTTCTTCGTAAAATCCGTCTACATCATCGCCCGCGGACTGTTCGAGATACTGGTGCTGCCACCGGCGCGGGATGTTAGCAGTGATATCGTTCTCATTACCGGCGCCGGTCACGGAATGGGCAAGAACTTATCGTTGCAGTATGCCGCACTCGGCAGCACTGTGGTGTGCGTGGACGTGAACGAGAAGACAAACCAGGAGACGGTTGCCACTATCAAAGCAAAGGGTGGCAAAGCGTTCGGCTACAC CTGTGACGTCACTAACCGTCAACTGGTAGTCGACACGTGCAAGCTCATTCGACATCAGGTCGGAATTGTCAGCATTCTGATCAACAATGCGGGTATCATGCCGACTCACTCGCTGCAGCAACAATCCGAGAACGAAATCCGCAAAACATTCGATATTAATGTGTTGGCACACTTCTGG TTCATCCAATCGCTACTGCCCGACATGATTAAACAGAATCGAGGCCATATTGTGGTGCTGTCGTCGATCGCCGGTATGATCGGATTCAAATATCTGGTACCGTACTGCGGTACGAAGTTTGCCGTGCGCGGCATCATGGAGGCATTGTCGGAGGAGCTTCGTGCAGATCCAGCAAAGCCAAACATTAAGTTTACCACAATATATCCGTACATGGTTGACACGGGTCTGTGCAAAAGGCCGTACACTCGCTTTCCGAACCTGCTGAAGATGGTAAAGACTGACGAAGCGGCTGCCGCTATCATCGACGCTCAGAGACGTGGGCTGATCGAGGCGTCCATTCCGAAGTATCTGCTGTATTTGAACACCTGGTTTCGGAATCTGCCACTGCGAGTGGGTCAGGAGTTTGGTGATCTGCTCGACACTGGTCTGCAGTCCGATCTATAA